Proteins encoded by one window of Cylindrospermum stagnale PCC 7417:
- a CDS encoding DUF4157 domain-containing protein: MSKSGGKTNAAAWQPTTQAASKSIFTSRPFPEIVQREQETAGNGEKAAQPVNRRGSIIENINRSMSKNSIPAVSNAGIVGVQAKLTIGEPGDQYEQEADRVAAEVVQKMNAPAAPGITAPPREDGFDKSLQRKPVIPILASRLSPGVEMPLMRQNGLRASHVPDVQADFETKLNQARGGGGALDAAFRAKIEPVMGADFSGVRVHTDSGADEMSQSIQAKAFTTGQDVFFRQGAYEPGSSGGQELIAHELTHVVQQNGGAVQRVSENEEEKPKEETKQNERGTVILPQAVFQELDATQYANVGSNEICEAVQPLLTEYLAVVRYNSLEDAAAYLDHLNEKRKEDKGMTPQKAFQSFSYQSTLSIEKAKGSQCVGQGIQFADQVRQMTKLPAYPCAATFAGKEYYGHGAAMIAFKNAKDEKDAGYILMDPGFNVNHPIVVTKEIPAKVRSSTYKLDESGSIKSYGANDEHVVTFQPQQILNPDEAITKSALLAYNTFTVVARSGKDKIYIQLDLRQEKLIAVYKKKKLTSDLEEIEKIISEELAEVLGYERGQLLETLKKVIQGKEEINKLQDSTIEKKQEEEYLD, translated from the coding sequence ATGTCTAAATCGGGTGGTAAGACAAATGCGGCGGCATGGCAACCCACAACCCAGGCTGCAAGTAAAAGCATATTTACATCAAGACCGTTTCCCGAAATAGTGCAGCGGGAGCAGGAAACGGCAGGTAACGGGGAAAAAGCCGCCCAACCCGTAAATAGAAGAGGAAGTATTATTGAAAATATTAATCGTTCGATGTCAAAAAACTCCATACCTGCGGTGAGTAATGCGGGAATAGTGGGAGTGCAAGCCAAGCTGACCATCGGTGAACCAGGGGATCAATACGAACAAGAAGCGGACAGAGTGGCAGCGGAAGTAGTGCAAAAAATGAATGCACCAGCAGCACCGGGCATTACAGCACCCCCAAGAGAGGATGGATTCGACAAGAGTCTACAGCGAAAGCCAGTTATCCCCATACTTGCGAGCAGACTTAGCCCTGGTGTGGAAATGCCCTTGATGCGTCAGAACGGGTTGAGAGCCAGCCATGTACCGGATGTGCAAGCAGATTTTGAAACTAAATTAAATCAAGCCAGGGGTGGAGGAGGAGCATTAGATGCAGCCTTTCGCGCCAAGATAGAGCCGGTAATGGGTGCAGATTTTAGTGGTGTGCGGGTACATACTGACTCTGGGGCAGATGAGATGAGTCAGTCGATACAGGCGAAGGCGTTTACAACCGGGCAGGATGTGTTCTTCCGGCAGGGGGCCTATGAGCCTGGGAGTAGCGGGGGTCAGGAGTTAATTGCCCATGAGTTGACCCATGTGGTGCAGCAGAATGGGGGGGCGGTACAGCGCGTATCCGAAAACGAGGAAGAAAAACCGAAGGAAGAAACGAAGCAGAATGAACGAGGCACAGTGATTCTTCCGCAGGCAGTCTTTCAAGAGCTAGATGCGACTCAATATGCCAATGTGGGATCAAATGAGATATGTGAAGCGGTACAGCCCTTGCTCACCGAATATCTCGCTGTCGTACGGTACAATTCGCTTGAAGATGCTGCGGCGTACCTAGACCATTTGAACGAGAAGCGGAAAGAGGACAAAGGGATGACACCGCAAAAAGCCTTTCAGAGTTTCAGCTATCAATCCACCTTGTCAATTGAAAAGGCCAAAGGCTCCCAATGTGTCGGACAGGGCATTCAGTTTGCGGATCAAGTGCGGCAAATGACGAAGTTGCCTGCCTATCCGTGTGCCGCGACCTTCGCCGGGAAGGAGTACTACGGTCACGGTGCCGCAATGATCGCGTTCAAGAACGCAAAAGACGAGAAAGATGCAGGATACATCTTGATGGATCCAGGATTCAATGTCAACCATCCCATCGTGGTAACCAAGGAAATTCCAGCGAAAGTTCGCTCTAGTACTTACAAACTTGACGAATCAGGATCCATAAAGAGCTACGGAGCAAATGATGAACATGTAGTAACATTTCAACCGCAACAGATACTCAACCCCGATGAGGCTATCACAAAATCGGCTCTGTTAGCATATAACACGTTTACTGTTGTAGCACGAAGCGGGAAGGACAAAATATACATACAATTAGATCTGAGACAAGAGAAATTAATAGCAGTATATAAAAAGAAAAAATTGACAAGTGATCTGGAGGAGATTGAAAAGATAATTAGTGAAGAATTGGCGGAAGTACTAGGATATGAACGAGGCCAACTCCTGGAAACGCTCAAAAAAGTTATACAAGGCAAAGAGGAGATAAATAAGTTGCAAGATTCGACAATAGAAAAGAAACAGGAAGAGGAATATCTGGACTGA
- a CDS encoding REP-associated tyrosine transposase: MSQYCRSYILGGTYFLTLVTYQRNPIFSEPENVSLLRAAITQTRKERPFEITAAVVLPEHLYFLWTLPPNDADYSQRILRFKVLFTRSLQGKGSLPVNVSASRRKHRESDVWQRRFWEHTIQDEND; encoded by the coding sequence ATGTCTCAATATTGCCGTTCCTATATACTAGGAGGAACCTACTTTCTCACCTTAGTGACTTATCAGAGAAATCCTATTTTTTCTGAACCAGAAAATGTATCTCTTTTACGCGCTGCTATAACTCAAACTCGGAAAGAAAGACCATTTGAAATTACCGCAGCTGTAGTTTTACCTGAACATCTTTATTTTCTCTGGACTTTACCACCAAACGACGCTGATTATTCGCAGCGAATTTTACGTTTCAAGGTGTTGTTTACACGTTCTTTACAGGGGAAAGGCTCTTTACCTGTAAATGTTTCTGCTTCCCGTCGTAAGCACCGGGAAAGTGATGTTTGGCAGCGCCGATTTTGGGAACATACAATCCAAGATGAGAATGATTGA
- a CDS encoding WD40 repeat domain-containing protein → MQRQQETAVQISYSRSIETKNHIVSCKGHDAWVVTVAWSPDGLSLVSGSNDATLRFWNAVNGTEMRCIDFQSKPLSVSWWNRDNLLAVGCGNGRVSVFRVDTLDELVCCLGHEGEVNCVRWSRDGRILATGGDDQTLRLWHAETGREVYRFNFEEKFVWHVSWSPNNAFLSVSLCGDRVILLDVRKFVD, encoded by the coding sequence GTGCAGCGGCAGCAGGAAACGGCAGTTCAAATATCTTACAGCCGCTCAATCGAAACGAAGAATCACATTGTCAGTTGCAAAGGACATGATGCATGGGTGGTCACTGTCGCTTGGTCTCCAGATGGACTGAGCCTTGTATCTGGCTCCAACGATGCCACATTACGTTTTTGGAATGCCGTTAATGGTACGGAAATGCGTTGTATAGATTTTCAGAGTAAGCCACTCTCCGTATCCTGGTGGAATAGAGATAATCTGCTGGCTGTAGGTTGTGGAAATGGTCGGGTATCGGTATTTCGGGTAGATACCCTGGATGAACTGGTTTGCTGTTTAGGCCACGAAGGAGAAGTCAATTGTGTGCGGTGGAGTCGAGATGGGCGTATCCTGGCAACAGGCGGAGACGATCAGACATTACGGCTCTGGCACGCAGAGACTGGACGAGAAGTGTATCGTTTTAACTTTGAGGAAAAGTTTGTCTGGCATGTCTCGTGGAGTCCCAATAATGCCTTTTTATCCGTAAGCCTCTGCGGAGATCGAGTAATTCTTCTGGATGTCCGAAAATTCGTCGATTGA